Proteins encoded within one genomic window of Marasmius oreades isolate 03SP1 chromosome 6, whole genome shotgun sequence:
- a CDS encoding uncharacterized protein (CAZy:GT49), producing MAESSWNLARVFALLTMLYFFSSVLFTTCHLLAIPVQGCILYLVEAFISPFAKQVIPDLLTSGPKTIPTELNRFLYDLGSPSHESGAGVFWNASQSSTSIRMSEKLFLSKAFSNSMHPSRIVPFFYRANGRFDAEDITVTTQITSNRLHVFERLVRHYQGPISVTIHVKNNALHIHDFLDSLHSLYTSTPLMARNVDVHLAIDSFDRQFNTWRNIARFFASTDYVMMLDIDFFLCTDFRSAIRASGSVIKKLREGNSAFVIPAFEYVDHSEGVDYTNFPKDKKALLSLVKEGRISAFHAIWEAGHNSTDYARFYSAPPGEVYRVSKYQAAYEPYVVYKKEGPPWCDERFIGYGGNKAACLFEMYLSGITYYVLSDHFIIHQNHLYEEKARKNERIFNKKVYKDFKEETCLRYLKHYREVGYLSTPRGYNLQDECQKINAISGFAAEIIGDL from the exons ATGGCGGAATCCAGCTGGAACCTGGCTAGAGTGTTTGCCTTGCTCACTATGCTTTATTTCTTCTCTTCGGTATTATTTACGACATGCCATCTCTTAGCGATACCCGTGCAAGGGTGTATCTTATATCTCGTCGAAGCCTTCATCTCGCCTTTCGCCAAGCAAGTCATTCCTGATCTGCTCACTTCGGGACCCAAAACAATACCGACAGAGCTCAATAGATTCCTTTATGATCTCGGCTCGCCTTCCCATGAATCTGGTGCTGGTGTCTTCTGGAACGCGTCTCAGTCAAGCACATCAATTCGCATGTCGGAAAAATTATTCCTCTCCAAAGCCTTCTCAAATTCCATGCATCCCAGTAGGATAGTTCCGTTCTTCTATCGTGCCAACGGTCGTTTCGATGCGGAAGACATCACAGTGACGACGCAGATAACGAGCAATCGTCTCCATGTCTTCGAAAGGTTGGTAAGACATTACCAAG GACCTATCTCAGTCACTATACATGTCAAAAACAACGCCCTCCACATACACGATTTTCTCGACTCCCTTCACTCGCTATACACGTCTACACCGCTCATGGCTCGCAATGTCGATGTACATCTTGCCATAGACTCCTTCGATCGTCAATTCAACACTTGGCGCAACATTGCCAGGTTCTTTGCAAGCACGGACTATGTGATGATGCTGGATATAGATTTCTTCTTGTGCACGGACTTTCGTAGTGCCATACGAGCGAGCGGATCCGTTATCAAGAAGTTGCGCGAAGGGAATTCTGCGTTTGTCATTCCGGCTTTTGAATATGTTGATCATTCGGAGGGGGTAGACTATACTAATTTTCCGAAGGACAAAAAG GCTCTATTGTCCCTTGTAAAGGAGGGCCGGATTTCGGCATTCCACGCTATCTGGGAAGCTGGTCACAACAGTACTGACTATGCAAGGTTTTATTCTGCACCTCCCGGAGAAGTTTACAGAGTTTCAAAATATCAAGCAGCTTATGAACCCTACGTTGTCTACAAGAAGGAAGGCCCGCCTTG GTGCGACGAACGATTCATTGGGTATGGCGGAAATAAAGCTGCCTGTCTGTTCGAGATGTATCTCTCCGGGATAACATACTATGTACTCTCCGATCACTTCATAATCCACCAAAACCACctatatgaggaaaaggccCGCAAAAACGAG AGAATATTCAACAAGAAAGTCTACAAAGACTTCAAGGAGGAAACGTGTTTAAG GTACCTCAAACATTACCGTGAAGTGGGGTACCTCAGCACCCCGCGGGGCTACAACCTCCAGGATGAATGCCAAAAGATCAATGCTATTTCTGGATTTGCTGCGGAG ATTATCGGGGACCTGTAG
- a CDS encoding uncharacterized protein (BUSCO:EOG0926384F), with product MLPFLLHQRCLRRSSGLLSAFCRSKVLGKPKKCSHMMRYMSAMQQPATQPAWKYFDRPPKSILIVNKLRTQAVILAIDAFLDHVHATYPGVRVFHEDRLDIPHGAEVWHPGHPEKIDLVVTLGGDGTILHASSLFSSGAVPPVLSFSMGTLGFLLPFHMDDFAKALESVFQGKATILNRMRLACTFFDQDRAQKDDSGNDWQVMNEIALHRGSSPHLNTIDIFVDGQHLTEAVSDGLIVSTPTGSTAYSLSAGGPIVHPSLSALVLTPICPRSLSFRPLVFPSSSTITLRIGDRSRAPAGVSMDGRTSYVLNPGESVTVQSSPYPVPCINRSSITDDHPTEDRKGEGAPPGKEDDWVRDINNLLQYNATFRSKALLRHSRT from the exons ATGCTTCCATTTCTCCTCCACCAACGATGCCTCAGACGGAGCTCAGGTCTTCTGTCCGCATTCTGCAGGTCGAAGGTGTTAGGAAAGCCCAAAAAATGCTCTCATATGATGCGGTACATGTCCGCGATGCAGCAGCCCGCAACGCAACCTGC TTGGAAATATTTCGACCGACCTCCGAAGTCTATTCTTATTGTGAACAAACTTCGGACACAGGCAGTCATTCTGGCGATTGATGCATTTCTCGA CCACGTTCATGCTACATATCCAGGTGTACGAGTATTTCATGAAGACAGGCTTGACATACCTCACGGAGCAGAAGTGTGGCATCCCG GACATCCGGAAAAAATTGACCTCGTAGTCACTCTGGGCGGTGACGGCACGATTCTCCACGCCTCCTCCTTGTTCAGCTCTGGTGCGGTTCCTCCTGTTCTCAGTTTTTCCATGGGCACTCTTGGTTTCCTTCTTCCATTCC ATATGGATGATTTTGCCAAGGCACTGGAAAGCGTGTTCCAAGGAAAGGCTACAATTCTCAATCGAATGAGATTAGCATGTACATTCTTTGACCAGGATCGAGCCCAAAAAGATGATTCAGGCAACG ATTGGCAAGTCATGAATGAGATTGCTCTCCATCGAGGATCTAGCCCACATCTTAACACCATTGATATTTTTGTGGACGGTCAGCATCTGACGGAAGCAGTG TCCGATGGCCTCATCGTTTCTACACCAACTGGATCTACAGCATATTCACTCTCTGCTGGTGGCCCGATTGTACACCCATCGCTCAGCGCTCTCGTCCTAACACCGATTTGCCCACGAAGTCTTTCCTTCCGTCCGCTAGTCTTTCCGTCGTCATCAACGATCACATTGCGA ATTGGTGACCGTAGTCGAGCACCTGCAGGGGTATCTATGGACGGAAGGACATCTTATGTCTTAAACCCTGGAGAGTCTGTGACTGTCCAGTCATCTCCATATCCGGTTCCTTGTATCAATAGATCGTCCATTACGGATGATCACCCCACAGAAGACCGCAAAGGCGAGGGCGCACCTCCAGGAAAAGAAGACGATTGGGTGCGGGATatcaacaacctcctccaatACAATGCCACATTCCGAAGCAAAGCCTTGCTCAGACATAGTCGAACATAA